AGGACATaggtttctttttaatatatgaaagtaATATTGGTTTATGGTTTTTGTGCAGTAACGGCACAGATTAagctagtaatataaaaataaaaacatgcataatatgtatgtataaaaagtcgattaaaacaaaacaaaagatatCCTAGCGATGTggttttacttggtgatagggctttgtgcaagcccgtctgggtaggtaccaccttctcatcagatattctaccgctaagcaatagtactcagtattgttgtacctattccgatttgaagagtgagtgagccagtataaccacagacacaagggacataacatcttagtttccaaggttggtggcgcataggtgatgtaaagaatggttaatgtttcttacagcgccattgtctttgggcggtggtgacctcttaccatcaggtggcccatatgctcgtccgctaacttatgccataaaaaaaatgtgaacaaCAATTCTGTGAAGAttccttttttatgtaaatttaatctatGTGTGTTGAGATGCGAcaattattgcaattatttacttattcggATAATGATCAAgagatcttttattttttttatttatcattaatgataaatactgtaaaaaaaataacagatatgacaacccaaaaaaataaaatacctttaaatattattgttaatcctttattaaaattaggtacaatataatcttaataatgttTTGGAACGATGTGATGCGTGTCGAATTTCACATCCGCATGGAAACTGAAACACAAAAgatgttaaatgtatattataataatacatttataattaatataattatctttagaACTATAAATCAAAATAGCTCACCCAGTGTGATGGTCACCGTGATAGTGCACGGTCCTCTCGGAGCCGTCTGGTTGGTGCAGCGAGTACACGCCCTTCACTGCGTCACCGTCGCGAGTCTCATGTTGAGACTTCATGTCGCCCGTGTGGTGATCCTCTACTTTGTACTCGAACGTATACTTAGGGTGCGTCTATttagaagaaataatatattaatttaattttattccttaATGCATAACTTTGTTTCGAATTTTAAGGTTCCCTGGAAAACATTCCTACTTATTGCTAAGTAGCGATACTTTTTGTGCAtcttaaatagttttatcttataaaatatatatatttttaatctatattcatattattcaatcttaCGTGATAGTCAACGTGATGACCGTGTCCAACCAACTCAGCATGGCCATCGTGACGAGAGATATGACTCGATGAAAATGCTACGTCATGTCCGTTGTCATAACCAAATTGTGCCACCGCAATACTAACTAAACCAGCAAAGTATAAAATCTGAAATATCAGAAATTTTTGTtagtcattaaaatttaaattatttcttgatctaatttattaaatattctcattataataaaacatataaaatataataatgacacGGGCAGAATTTCTGAAgagatacaataataataaaaaaaattaagatgaaatattttttgaataacacTTTCTTTTTGGTTCATAAAGCGTTTATTTGTACGTTAAGCCGGACTAAGCAACTGTTAGTGATGCTTCGTATTATTAACTGATCAGATCTTTGATCAGATTAAATAATTACCTTAGTATACATGTTGTGTTCTTGTGTTTGATTGCAGTTTCAATCTGAtacaatttctataaaaatacgGGTTTATATATTGGTATTAATTGTTCTTATGTCTAACGATTTCACTTTAAACTTCAACATGCAATGTTTTCCCAATTCATGTGCAATTGTTTTAGAGGTCATTTGAATGTTTTATCTTAAACTAATATGTATTGACAAAGGAGAGCTtaactaagaaaaataattatatactttatacaacaaACTAAAAGCCATGATGTGAAGagttatgtatatatgaattGTTGAAGATACGTCATAATCATTAAATCTTTGAAGAAAAATGAGTCACATGGttttaaatggtcaccatcaccTAGGAAgacgacaatactaagtatagctgttttgcggcagaatacctgatgaaTTCATAccaaaaagaaatttaataaaatagttaataataataagtcatgGTTTCGGTACTCGTCACAACACATTTTTTGTTACGATGACTAATGTTTCTGCTTGGGCCAAATGATGAACAACAATGGACTGTATAACTGTTTATTGGCACAACTGTGAGTTTACAAAaatgatgtacatatgtatactacACACGGTGACTCCGGTAATGCTAATGAGCTAGCTCGTCTGTCGACCGCGGTGGGGCGCTCATCTCCCCCGTCCCGCGCTGATCCTTAACATGCCCCCCGACGTTGAAATCTTGGGTTTCAACAGCCTCATTGATTGGTAGTggacaaattttattgaatgctcGTCTTGTCAGGCCTTTAGTGGTTTCTATGTCTGCAACACGATTAACTCCGTCAGGACCTGGGAACACTCGACGAACTCGTCCAAGGCTCCATTTCAACGGAGGCAGTGCATCATCCTTGATCACGACCATTGTCCCTTCCTTCAGATCGCCCTTAGAAGTCTTCCACTTGGTCCTTTGTTGAAGTTCAGACACGTACTCCTTCTGCCAGCGTATCCAAAAATTCTGACGTAGCTGTTCTACTAGTTCCCAACGTTGTAGTCTATTGGGATTTACGTTGATTAGGCTAGATGTAGGCAGCGCTGTTAAAGGACGTCCAACTAGAAAATGACCAGGAGTGAGAGGAGTAAGGTCGTTAGGATCTGAGGAAATTGGTGATAGAGGACGAGAATTCAATATTGATTCTATTTGAACtaaaactgtatataaaaatgttaaacgaGCGTTTCCTAATACTCTCAATAGATGGTATTTAACAGATTTAACGCCCGCCTCCCATATGCCTCCAAAATGAGGAGTATAGGCGGGTACGAACTTAAAGTCTATGCCTTCGTTTGCCATATACTGAGCTAAATTTAGAGATTCTTGTTTTAAGAAATTCTGAATTTCATTTTTAGCCCCAACAAATTGTGTACCATTATCAGAAAATACAATGGAGGGCTTGGATCGCCGAGCAATGAACCTACGTAACGCAGCAATATACGTTTCCTTTGTTAAATCGGTAACCAATTCTAAATGTAATGCCTTTGTAGTGAAACAGACAAAGACAGCAATATACACCTTGATAGTTTTAGATCCACGTCCTTTCCTATCGGCAGCTTGTAAAGGACCGCAGTAATCTACGCCTGTTGTTTGAAACGGGTAACCTGGGTCGAGTCGCTGCTCCGGCAACTGACCCATGATAGGGTTAATCGTTTGAGCTTTCATTCTGAAACACTTGTAGCATTTGTGTGCGATCTGTTTAGCCATATTGCGACCACCTATAGGCCAAAATTGTTGccttaaagatgataaaagaAGTTGTGGTGCTGCGTGAAACAATCTTAAATgttcaaaagtaaaaattagtTTTGTCAAAGGATGTTTGCATGAAATTAATACTGGATGTCTTTTATTATAgtcaaattttgaattttttaatttgccACCTACCCTTAGTAGACCTGTTTCATCAAGAAACGGTGACAgggaaataagattatttttattaggtaaaGCTTGTTTATTGTACAAAAGTTTGTATTCGGGAAACGATTCAATTTGTGattgttttaatagtaaattaaatgcgTTATCTAATTCTTGTGTATTCAATGGTCCAGATAATTTCTGGTTGCAATCATGAATTTTACAATTGTAAACAAATCTTAATGCCAAAGCCATTGTAcgattaattttagttaatgttGAAAATCTGTGAAAATCAATAAGCTGattattcttgattgcaattgtTGATGCAACATGAGCTACAATTTCAGGTAGGTCatctttgtaatttatgttatttttaggcCATTTACATTCCAACTCGTGCAAAAATGTTGGACCTGACCACCACAAATCCAAGGTATTTATTGATGCCAAGTTTATACCCCTTGTTAGCAGGTCAGCAGGGTTGTCATAAGTTGGAACATAACGCCATTCAAAAGTGTAAGTAAGTTCTTGTATTTCAGCAACACGATtcttaacaaataactttaatttagatGGAGGTGTTTTCAGCCAACCTAGAACGACAGATGAATCACTCCAAAGAATGCATCTTTGCACAGGTAACCTAAATGCTTctaatactttttgtattaaACGTGCTGCTACAATCGCGCCACATAATTCCAGGCGAGGAATTGTAGTTGGTTTTAACGGTGCGACTTTACTTTTTGCGCATAGTAACCGTGTCATGATCTTGCCATCGACTGAAATACTTCTTACGAATGTACATGCTCCGTAAGCTTCCTGCGATGCATcacaaaatgtatgtaattcaaTAAGCGCCAAATCAGGACAAACAACGCAACGAGGTAAATGTAAGTCGTTTAAGAAATGGAgatctgatttaaatttattccatttttgtGCAACATCTAACGGCAAAGGCTCATCCCAAGATATCTTCAAAAGCCAAAGATTTTGGAGAAGTATTTTAGCCTTGATGACAAAAACTGTAAGAAGTCCGAGAGGATCAAATATTTGTCCAATTGTGGACAAAACTGATCGCTTCGTGACCTGACTtcctgataaaatattatgagaaaaacacaatttatctgAGGATGATATCCAACCTAGCCCTAGcgtattattagaattttgtcgGCCTAAATTAACATGCGTATTTGAATTTGAGCTTATATCGCGTAGATCtggtatatttgatttaattttgcgTAAATTGAAACAACCTTTTGATAAAACTTCACATATGCTATCCctgatcttaattaaattatctattgacTGGGTACCTGTAACTAGGTCATCTACATAaaagtcattattaattatctcgGAAATAAGATTATCCTCACATTCAAGTGCAAGTTGTTTTAAGCATCTAACGGCAAGAAATGGCGCAGATGCAGTCCCATAAGTAACGGTATTGAGTTGAAATATGCTAAGTTCTTTACTAGGGTCATCTctccaaattatattttgtaaatgtctcTGATTTTGATGAATTAGTACTTGACGGTACATTTTTTCAATGTCCGCAGTCATGACGTAAGAGTAATGCCAAAACCTAATAAGAATAGAGAATAAATCGTTTTGTATAGTGGGACCAACCATCTGAAGATCATTCAACGATACACCTGTTGTTGATGGCGCACTTGCATTGAATACAGCTCTCAATTTTGTTGTCGCGCTGTTTTCGCGTAACACTCCGTGGTGtggtagaaaatataaattatttgtatctaaaACAGGGTAATTTGGAACAACTGACATATGACCTAATTGCTCGTACTCAGTCatgaaatctatatataattcttttaattttggttGTTTCTGTAATCTACgttctaatgataaaaaacaatgtaaggCTCGAGTATATGAATCTCCTAATAGAGTTTCTGGTTTTTTAAGTGGAATAGCTACCGAAAATCTACCATCAGGCATTCTTGTGAAGTTGTCTACGAAATGTTTTTCACATAACTTCTCTTCCATTGAATATGCAGGCTTAAAAGCATAGGGTGTTTCCTCAAGTGACCAAAATTTTGCTAATTGTTCTTGAATATCTgtacaatcattttttataaagttacatGTAATTAGACCagtattttctttgtaaatattatgtttaagtcCACTAGTGGGACCAGAAATGATGTGACCTAATTGGGTTTCTTGCAATACGGGACAGTTCTTACCTAAACGAATTTGATTTGACAATATTAAATTCCAGAATATGTCTGCTCCCAATAATAGATCTATGTCAATAGGATTATAATAATGTGGATCAGCCAATGTGTATTGTGATGAAATGCGTAAATCCTTAATGATTACTCTGTTGTTACATAAATTGGTAATATTcggtaaaacaaataatgatatgTTACTTTGAAATGACGAAACCTTTGAAAATATGATTGTGTCGCATCGCTTATTTACTTGCGTAATGGTACTATTTATTCCTGTTactgatatttgtgttttttgacAATGTAGGTTCAACTTATGTAGTAATCTTTGAGTCATGAAGGATGCTTGGCTCCCTGAGTCGAGAACAGCTCTTGCTTCGTGACGTTGATTATCGCTACCTAGAATGTAAACCACTGCAGTCGAAAGCAATACTGGCTCTGTCATTTGGACTGAGAGCGCGGTGGCTTTGTCGACTGGCGGCTCAACATGTTGTGAGGAACCTATTTCTTTGTGTAATAGTGTATTGTGTTTTAGTGAGCATTTAGTACAAGAGCCCGATTTGCATTTATGAACACGATGACCTGGCcgtaaacaattattacataactTAAGCTTACGGGCAGATTCGATCCTATCACTgatagattgatttaaaaaagtctCACAGTTGTATATCTTATGTGTGTTTTTACATAGAGGACATTttggtatgtatatatttgtgtttaataatcCCTTAATTTGATCATtcctatttttgtatttgtttatgttgttgtttatatgtattgtttcaaGAAGGtcagctttattttttaaaaaactcataaaatcatttaatgttattttatttaaagtagattTACGCTCTTCCCAATCTCGAGACGTTTTAGGATCTAATTtggaattcattaaataaataattaatgtatcccAATGCATTGTACTTTCAGCTAATGTATGTAAGGATCttagattttttgaaaatatatcaataattgagCGTATACCTAACGCTGATTCACGCTTCAAGGGTTCAATAACAAACATAGATTGTACGTGGTTCTGAATTAGTAACCTTTCATTATTATAACGATCGCACAACAAATCCCACGCTATTTTGTAATTACAGGATGAAAACCCAATCGATCTTATTACCTGCGCAGCGCCTCCCTCCAGGGAAGCCCTCAAATAGTGAAACTTTTGTATGTCAACTATTCCTTGGTTCTCGTGTATTAGGGAAACGAATGTATCCCGAAACTCAAGCCAGTCCTCGTACCGACCGCCGAATTTAGGAAGCTGGATCGTTggcaatttaacattatttgtcTTCGTCAGTTTCACCATTTCTGAAGATCGCGAACTGCCTGAAATACACGAACGAATATCATCGTTATCATCATCCCCGGCATTTAGATTACGTGCGCTGCGATTACGTATTTGCTTTGCTTTGGCTAATATCATGTAAAACTGATCTTCAATTTCCTGCCTCTCACTGAACTGTTGAACATCATCATCGGtgtcaattaaatattcaatattactctggattaaatcaaattgatttaaaagctgttccgttttttttattctaagttCTAGCTCAGTAACTTGCACGGCTGATAATAATTCTGGCAAAGaatttacgtaattaataaacattgttagCCGGCCTTTAACTGAGCCGCGTTTCTTTATAAGATCTTTAATGTTTTCGGAAATTATGAAGGCTATTATGGCAGGcggttgttaaatttattttaactataagtTTTGAATTAATCAGTTACAACAATTACGATCTTGTACTTCTACaaagaataaataagtaatgtaaGTTATGAAGAGAAAATGACTATCTAAAATGGACTTTAAATGTATGACAATAAACACTAgttgtttacaatattactcTAATGAACTTCATATAGAAAAACAACGCCGCTCGGTGGCGATAGAACAAAAGATCCTTATCGCTTGGATCGTCTCAACTGCACTTAATACGCATCAATATGGGaagattaaataagtaaataatattacgttgtgtataaaatatttttttttataagtagtaaattatatttagttaatttaaatcgatCTATGCGAGTTTCTgactgaatattaataaatgaaatgacttaattttaactattgaaattactaatgtttgatttataatgCAAACTTAGATAATGGATAAAATCTAGGAATGTTAGGGATTAAAGGAATACAAAAGTTGGAACGTCCTCACAGATTCTCGCTCCTGCTGGGCTGCTCGCCGTACTGGTCAATGCTTGCTTCCATCCAGAACGCACCCAGTGTCCAGAACTCAAAGTTGGCTCGTTCCAGATCCCATCCGGCTCGTTTTGGACCAAAAATATGTTTCTGCTTGGGCCAAATGATGAACAACAATGGACTGTATAACTGTTTATTGGCACAACTGTGAGTTTACAAAaatgatgtacatatgtatactacACACGGTGACTCCGGTAATGCTAATGAGCTAGCTCGTCTGTCGACCGCGGTGGGGCGCTCATCTCCCCCGTCCCGCGCTGATCCTTAACAACTAATATCGAAATTTTAAGCACATTTACAGGCGTTCATGGCTCATCTTCATGCAGATAGATGCAATCACGGAGATGATAACTTATAATTATCActcaataattaatgttttgatctataagcataataataaaagatcagtttttattttattttttccaataaaatcAAGGGATAAAAacgattacattttttattgtattgcaaTCTTTATGCGCGATAGCTcataaagatagatagatagatttaactgtatttaaaacGTAAGAAAAGAGGAATTTGTTACATTTGAAATTTACTCATGAAAAACCTTAAGAGATAGTAAAATCTCAGATTTCACTCGTGCGTTCCTCTGAACCTTTTTTCGGTACGCGATCTCATTTCTATGCTTCTTTTATCTACAACAACATGACAGTATTGTATTAACTCTTTTTATTGGTGCCCATATCTTAGTAATGATTATGAATAAGATAGTGCCTgatttaagaaacaaaaatatgtttgaagTATGAGAGTCACGCGACAGGAAAAGAAAACTTTGTAAGCGGCAAAAGtgattttaaaacgataaaatacaatattagtaaGAAATCCTTAATAATAGCCTAGATtatccataaatataattaattattaatgtaattcttTTTCAATGCTTCTCTTAACAGTTGTCAGTGAAACGACAACTTTGAAAAACACGTAAATTCTTTTATACTAACATTAACTATCGAAACCAACTTCAATGTAGTTGTAAAAGACACATTTAAGAGCCCACTAGATACGGGTTTTATACATAgtcaatttgtattaatatttacaaaatatgatatgGATTTGGTCTATCATCACGGTAAACTTTATTGAAgcctttacaaaaaatatctactaaGATATAGTAATCCTACATTAAAGAAGAGATCGATGGGTATCGAACCACGTCTCGTCATAAAAGTAATTGGTAATTGTTTAATTGCTCTTTTAAATTTGGCAATATTTTGGTCGTCCTTAATTATTAACGCAAATTTTAACAGTTTCGTTGTTCTAGTTTGATAACTTATTAGACTTAATATAGGTAAATGAGTTAAAATTTGATAGTAATAAGACTTCGAAAAACACTTAAATCCAATAGTCCTGCGATCTCCTGTCGAATTGTCGTTCCATCGACTTCTAAGAATGAGTTAGAGGGTTACAAATGATTCACTAGTAAACTTTGAGATCGACCGTGGCTAAATTCATTCAgtgagatatatatattcactataattaagatttttaaacattttccatttcatcaaattaatttagatGAAAAGTACCAACAATTATAGGTATGCATAGCTTATTGCTTTATTGAAATATACAGCAATCATGCTCATAAAAAGTATTACATTACTGCCGAACGTGAAGACGCAATTTCAAATAACTATTTCTCATTATATTCCGCTCTTTATCATCAATTACTAGTGACACGACAGTTATTACGTGAACGTAAAATTGAtagaacattaaatatatcatatacttAGTACGAAGTTTCTgttattaattacgaataattttgttattaacattaacaagTACATTAACAAGTACGATCTCGTTAAAATGCAAGGAGCTGTCCATTGGTGCTCATCAGCTATTCTTTTTATTACTTGTATTTCTGTATTCTCATTTAGTGGTGAACAAGGAAGTAACACAAAGGAGAGATATAACATCTGGTGTTTCATCGTTGTGCGCTGCTTTATTACGTGGTAAGCAGTACGTGCATAGTTAGTGTTTTTCATAAggatatattttgtaaagaaaatttCTTTTACTAAAGAAATGAATTATACGGTAGAATAAAAATTTACCACGCGAGTTGAAGAATTATCTATAAGTCATCAACTTTAGAATCAACTCTAGAAAATTTGGTAAAACAATCTCTAATAAGAAAGCATAaggcctttttttaaattcggtaGTGGGAAAGTTAACCttcctaatatttataaacattaatatgacgtttataaacattaagtgtatcattatttttcttttttggatCATTAGATAAAATCTATTAACAAGGCAGTATATTACACTATAACATAAATCGTCTTACTGATAAACTGCATTTGTCTTTGACCAATTGACCACTTTGTAAATGATGACTGAAAGCTAATTtgctatgttatttataatttaaaatgtgaagAGAAAACTTTGAACCCCTTTTCCTGTATACTGTGCGCACAGAGGAATGTGCGCATATCACTCAAAGTTTATATGGAGAAGCAGTGCAGTGCTagcttaaatttatttgcaGTATGtgatttagtatattatataaataaaataaaacattaaaagtttGCATGCTGCCCATGACATAACGCAATTTTtaacatatctttttttttagtaaagactGGGTATCGTCCGGCTAAAGCAATTATTTCCTATCTTTCATTcttgttaatgtttattttttgtgtatataagtAGTAGGGGCTTTGGCGTATCTGGATAGGATAGGTACCACTAAATAATCAGACATTCTAATGCCAAATAATAGTACTCATTATGATCGTATTACGGTTTAAAAGGTGTGTGGGCCATATAAATGGCTTATATGGCCCACACACC
This genomic stretch from Vanessa atalanta chromosome 5, ilVanAtal1.2, whole genome shotgun sequence harbors:
- the LOC125064378 gene encoding cuticle protein 7-like codes for the protein MYTKILYFAGLVSIAVAQFGYDNGHDVAFSSSHISRHDGHAELVGHGHHVDYHTHPKYTFEYKVEDHHTGDMKSQHETRDGDAVKGVYSLHQPDGSERTVHYHGDHHTGFHADVKFDTHHIVPKHY
- the LOC125064384 gene encoding uncharacterized protein LOC125064384, which translates into the protein MSHERLCANKQLYSPLLFIIWPKQKHIFGPKRAGWDLERANFEFWTLGAFWMEASIDQYGEQPSRSENLNIEYLIDTDDDVQQFSERQEIEDQFYMILAKAKQIRNRSARNLNAGDDDNDDIRSCISGSSRSSEMVKLTKTNNVKLPTIQLPKFGGRYEDWLEFRDTFVSLIHENQGIVDIQKFHYLRASLEGGAAQNHVQSMFVIEPLKRESALGHRVHKCKSGSCTKCSLKHNTLLHKEIGSSQHVEPPVDKATALSVQMTEPVLLSTAVVYILGSDNQRHEARAVLDSGSQASFMTQRLLHKLNLHCQKTQISVTGINSTITQVNKRCDTIIFSKVSSFQSNISLFVLPNITNLCNNRVIIKDLRISSQYTLADPHYYNPIDIDLLLGADIFWNLILSNQIRLGKNCPVLQETQLGHIISGPTSGLKHNIYKENTGLITCNFIKNDCTDIQEQLAKFWSLEETPYAFKPAYSMEEKLCEKHFVDNFTRMPDGRFSVAIPLKKPETLLGDSYTRALHCFLSLERRLQKQPKLKELYIDFMTEYEQLGHMSVVPNYPVLDTNNLYFLPHHGVLRENSATTKLRAVFNASAPSTTGVSLNDLQMVGPTIQNDLFSILIRFWHYSYVMTADIEKMYRQVLIHQNQRHLQNIIWRDDPSKELSIFQLNTVTYGTASAPFLAVRCLKQLALECEDNLISEIINNDFYVDDLVTGTQSIDNLIKIRDSICEVLSKGCFNLRKIKSNIPDLRDISSNSNTHVNLGRQNSNNTLGLGWISSSDKLCFSHNILSGSQVTKRSVLSTIGQIFDPLGLLTVFVIKAKILLQNLWLLKISWDEPLPLDVAQKWNKFKSDLHFLNDLHLPRCVVCPDLALIELHTFCDASQEAYGACTFVRSISVDGKIMTRLLCAKSKVAPLKPTTIPRLELCGAIVAARLIQKVLEAFRLPVQRCILWSDSSVVLGWLKTPPSKLKLFVKNRVAEIQELTYTFEWRYVPTYDNPADLLTRGINLASINTLDLWWSGPTFLHELECKWPKNNINYKDDLPEIVAHVASTIAIKNNQLIDFHRFSTLTKINRTMALALRFVYNCKIHDCNQKLSGPLNTQELDNAFNLLLKQSQIESFPEYKLLYNKQALPNKNNLISLSPFLDETGLLRVGGKLKNSKFDYNKRHPVLISCKHPLTKLIFTFEHLRLFHAAPQLLLSSLRQQFWPIGGRNMAKQIAHKCYKCFRMKAQTINPIMGQLPEQRLDPGYPFQTTGVDYCGPLQAADRKGRGSKTIKVYIAVFVCFTTKALHLELVTDLTKETYIAALRRFIARRSKPSIVFSDNGTQFVGAKNEIQNFLKQESLNLAQYMANEGIDFKFVPAYTPHFGGIWEAGVKSVKYHLLRVLGNARLTFLYTVLVQIESILNSRPLSPISSDPNDLTPLTPGHFLVGRPLTALPTSSLINVNPNRLQRWELVEQLRQNFWIRWQKEYVSELQQRTKWKTSKGDLKEGTMVVIKDDALPPLKWSLGRVRRVFPGPDGVNRVADIETTKGLTRRAFNKICPLPINEAVETQDFNVGGHVKDQRGTGEMSAPPRSTDELAH